A region from the Salvia splendens isolate huo1 chromosome 15, SspV2, whole genome shotgun sequence genome encodes:
- the LOC121768718 gene encoding protein GLUTAMINE DUMPER 6-like, producing MRSPPQVSSNQEFWHWSSPLPYLFVGLGLMILLITVALIILACSFRKRSTSDEKAPPPPAAPAVVDNTPKIVVIMAGDDNPTHLAIPMPPAASFPIAQTCVCNV from the coding sequence atgaggagTCCACCTCAAGTTTCTTCAAACCAAGAATTCTGGCATTGGAGCTCTCCTCTGCCTTATCTCTTTGTGGGATTAGGCCTCATGATTTTACTCATCACCGTCGCCCTAATCATCCTCGCCTGCTCATTCCGCAAGCGCTCTACCTCTGACGAAAAGGCGCCGCCTCCCCCCGCCGCCCCCGCCGTCGTCGACAACACCCCCAAAATCGTTGTCATCATGGCCGGAGACGACAACCCCACCCACCTCGCTATTCCCATGCCACCTGCAGCTTCATTCCCAATCGCTCAAACCTGCGTTTGCAATGTCTGA
- the LOC121769131 gene encoding protein NSP-INTERACTING KINASE 1-like isoform X1 translates to METPRKSEVAVWAVVFLCFWSSANGLLSAKGVNFEVQALMGIKAALRDPHGVLDNWDGDAVDPCSWTMVTCSSQNLVIGLGSPSQNLSGTLSPSIGNLTNLQIILLQNNNITGPIPSELGRLLRLQTLDLSNNLFRGSIPPSLGLLKTLQYMRLNNNSLFGEIPMSLTNLTQLSLADLSYNNLSGPVPRFPSKTFNVIGNPLICNRGFEPQCAGGVALMPMSMTLNTTQTALTSAKSKYRKLSLAIGTSVAAICLLAAGFGLFFWRRQKRKQQRFFDVNDREHEEVSLGNLRRFHFRQLQLATNNFSSKNILGKGGFGNVYKGYLQDGTAVAVKRLKDGSTAGGERQFQTEVEMISLAVHRNLLRLYGFCMTETEKLLVYPYMSNGSVASRLKAKPVLDWSTRKRIALGAARGLLYLHEQCDPKIIHRDVKAANILLDDYCEAVVGDFGLAKLLDHQDSHVTTAVRGTVGHIAPEYLSTGQSSEKTDVFGFGILLLELITGQRALQFGKSANQKGAVLDWVKNLHQDKKLEDLVDKDLKNNYDRIELEEIVKVALLCTQYLPGLRPKMSEVVRMLEGDGLAERWEASQRVESHKFKTQELSSSERYSDLTDDSSLLAQAIELSGPR, encoded by the exons ATGGAAACGCCAAGAAAGAGTGAGGTAGCGGTTTGGGCCGTCGTGTTCCTTTGCTTTTGGAGCTCTGCAAACGGTTTGCTTTCCGCAAAAGGTGTAAACTTTGAAG TGCAAGCTTTGATGGGGATTAAAGCTGCTTTGAGGGATCCTCATGGGGTTCTTGATAATTGGGATGGTGATGCTGTTGATCCATGTAGCTGGACtatggtcacttgttcctctcAGAATCTTGTGATTGGCTT AGGGAGTCCTAGTCAGAATTTATCTGGCACTCTGTCTCCTAGCATTGGGAACTTGACTAATCTTCAGATAAT ATTGTTGCAGAACAATAACATAACGGGACCGATTCCATCCGAGCTTGGGAGGCTGTTGAGGCTTCAAACGCTTGATCTTTCGAATAATCTGTTTAGGGGCAGCATTCCTCCCTCTTTAGGCCTCTTGAAAACTCTTCAGTACAT GAGGCTCAACAACAACAGTCTCTTTGGAGAGATTCCAATGTCACTTACCAATTTGACTCAGCTTTCATTAGC GGACTTGTCTTACAACAACTTGAGCGGCCCTGTGCCTCGTTTCCCTTCAAAGACGTTCAA TGTCATTGGGAACCCCTTGATATGTAACAGAGGCTTCGAACCTCAGTGTGCAGGCGGCGTAGCATTGATGCCGATGTCCATGACCTTAAACACTACACAAA CAGCTCTTACCTCTGCCAAATCGAAATATCGCAAGCTTTCCCTTGCGATTGGGACGAGCGTGGCAGCCATCTGTCTGCTTGCTGCTGGATTCGGGCTATTTTTCTGGAGGAGACAGAAGCGTAAGCAGCAAAGGTTCTTCGATGTTAATG ATCGTGAGCACGAGGAAGTCTCACTCGGGAACCTGAGGAGGTTCCACTTCAGGCAGCTGCAGCTCGCAACGAACAACTTCAGCAGCAAGAACATCCTAGGAAAAGGCGGCTTTGGCAATGTCTACAAGGGCTATCTCCAAGATGGCACTGCTGTGGCTGTGAAGCGCCTCAAAGACGGAAGCACAGCAGGCGGGGAGAGACAGTTCCAAACAGAAGTCGAGATGATCAGCCTAGCTGTCCATCGCAACCTCCTCCGATTGTATGGCTTTTGCATGACAGAAACCGAAAAACTCCTGGTCTACCCCTACATGTCGAATGGCAGCGTTGCTTCACGCCtcaaag CCAAGCCGGTCCTAGACTGGAGCACGAGGAAGCGGATCGCCCTAGGAGCTGCAAGGGGGCTGCTGTACCTCCACGAGCAATGTGACCCGAAGATAATCCACAGAGATGTCAAGGCAGCAAACATACTCCTCGACGACTACTGTGAAGCAGTGGTGGGTGATTTCGGGTTGGCAAAGCTTTTAGACCATCAGGACTCTCACGTCACGACTGCTGTCCGTGGCACAGTCGGCCACATAGCCCCCGAGTACCTCTCCACGGGCCAGTCCTCTGAGAAGACCGACGTCTTTGGATTCGGAATCCTTCTCCTTGAACTCATCACTGGACAAAGAGCACTACAGTTTGGCAAATCAGCTAATCAGAAGGGAGCTGTTCTTGATTGG GTCAAGAATCTTCACCAAGACAAGAAGCTCGAAGATCTAGTCGACAAAGATCTCAAGAACAACTACGATAGAATCGAGCTAGAGGAGATAGTGAAAGTGGCATTGCTGTGCACTCAATATCTTCCAGGGCTGAGGCCTAAGATGTCGGAGGTTGTTCGTATGCTTGAAGGCGATGGACTAGCGGAGAGATGGGAGGCATCTCAGAGAGTAGAGTCACACAAGTTCAAGACACAGGAGCTGTCGTCGTCAGAGAGATATTCGGACCTGACCGATGATTCATCGTTGCTTGCACAGGCTATAGAGCTCTCTGGTCCAAGATGA
- the LOC121769131 gene encoding protein NSP-INTERACTING KINASE 1-like isoform X2, with product METPRKSEVAVWAVVFLCFWSSANGLLSAKGVNFEVQALMGIKAALRDPHGVLDNWDGDAVDPCSWTMVTCSSQNLVIGLGSPSQNLSGTLSPSIGNLTNLQIILLQNNNITGPIPSELGRLLRLQTLDLSNNLFRGSIPPSLGLLKTLQYMRLNNNSLFGEIPMSLTNLTQLSLADLSYNNLSGPVPRFPSKTFNVIGNPLICNRGFEPQCAGGVALMPMSMTLNTTQTLTSAKSKYRKLSLAIGTSVAAICLLAAGFGLFFWRRQKRKQQRFFDVNDREHEEVSLGNLRRFHFRQLQLATNNFSSKNILGKGGFGNVYKGYLQDGTAVAVKRLKDGSTAGGERQFQTEVEMISLAVHRNLLRLYGFCMTETEKLLVYPYMSNGSVASRLKAKPVLDWSTRKRIALGAARGLLYLHEQCDPKIIHRDVKAANILLDDYCEAVVGDFGLAKLLDHQDSHVTTAVRGTVGHIAPEYLSTGQSSEKTDVFGFGILLLELITGQRALQFGKSANQKGAVLDWVKNLHQDKKLEDLVDKDLKNNYDRIELEEIVKVALLCTQYLPGLRPKMSEVVRMLEGDGLAERWEASQRVESHKFKTQELSSSERYSDLTDDSSLLAQAIELSGPR from the exons ATGGAAACGCCAAGAAAGAGTGAGGTAGCGGTTTGGGCCGTCGTGTTCCTTTGCTTTTGGAGCTCTGCAAACGGTTTGCTTTCCGCAAAAGGTGTAAACTTTGAAG TGCAAGCTTTGATGGGGATTAAAGCTGCTTTGAGGGATCCTCATGGGGTTCTTGATAATTGGGATGGTGATGCTGTTGATCCATGTAGCTGGACtatggtcacttgttcctctcAGAATCTTGTGATTGGCTT AGGGAGTCCTAGTCAGAATTTATCTGGCACTCTGTCTCCTAGCATTGGGAACTTGACTAATCTTCAGATAAT ATTGTTGCAGAACAATAACATAACGGGACCGATTCCATCCGAGCTTGGGAGGCTGTTGAGGCTTCAAACGCTTGATCTTTCGAATAATCTGTTTAGGGGCAGCATTCCTCCCTCTTTAGGCCTCTTGAAAACTCTTCAGTACAT GAGGCTCAACAACAACAGTCTCTTTGGAGAGATTCCAATGTCACTTACCAATTTGACTCAGCTTTCATTAGC GGACTTGTCTTACAACAACTTGAGCGGCCCTGTGCCTCGTTTCCCTTCAAAGACGTTCAA TGTCATTGGGAACCCCTTGATATGTAACAGAGGCTTCGAACCTCAGTGTGCAGGCGGCGTAGCATTGATGCCGATGTCCATGACCTTAAACACTACACAAA CTCTTACCTCTGCCAAATCGAAATATCGCAAGCTTTCCCTTGCGATTGGGACGAGCGTGGCAGCCATCTGTCTGCTTGCTGCTGGATTCGGGCTATTTTTCTGGAGGAGACAGAAGCGTAAGCAGCAAAGGTTCTTCGATGTTAATG ATCGTGAGCACGAGGAAGTCTCACTCGGGAACCTGAGGAGGTTCCACTTCAGGCAGCTGCAGCTCGCAACGAACAACTTCAGCAGCAAGAACATCCTAGGAAAAGGCGGCTTTGGCAATGTCTACAAGGGCTATCTCCAAGATGGCACTGCTGTGGCTGTGAAGCGCCTCAAAGACGGAAGCACAGCAGGCGGGGAGAGACAGTTCCAAACAGAAGTCGAGATGATCAGCCTAGCTGTCCATCGCAACCTCCTCCGATTGTATGGCTTTTGCATGACAGAAACCGAAAAACTCCTGGTCTACCCCTACATGTCGAATGGCAGCGTTGCTTCACGCCtcaaag CCAAGCCGGTCCTAGACTGGAGCACGAGGAAGCGGATCGCCCTAGGAGCTGCAAGGGGGCTGCTGTACCTCCACGAGCAATGTGACCCGAAGATAATCCACAGAGATGTCAAGGCAGCAAACATACTCCTCGACGACTACTGTGAAGCAGTGGTGGGTGATTTCGGGTTGGCAAAGCTTTTAGACCATCAGGACTCTCACGTCACGACTGCTGTCCGTGGCACAGTCGGCCACATAGCCCCCGAGTACCTCTCCACGGGCCAGTCCTCTGAGAAGACCGACGTCTTTGGATTCGGAATCCTTCTCCTTGAACTCATCACTGGACAAAGAGCACTACAGTTTGGCAAATCAGCTAATCAGAAGGGAGCTGTTCTTGATTGG GTCAAGAATCTTCACCAAGACAAGAAGCTCGAAGATCTAGTCGACAAAGATCTCAAGAACAACTACGATAGAATCGAGCTAGAGGAGATAGTGAAAGTGGCATTGCTGTGCACTCAATATCTTCCAGGGCTGAGGCCTAAGATGTCGGAGGTTGTTCGTATGCTTGAAGGCGATGGACTAGCGGAGAGATGGGAGGCATCTCAGAGAGTAGAGTCACACAAGTTCAAGACACAGGAGCTGTCGTCGTCAGAGAGATATTCGGACCTGACCGATGATTCATCGTTGCTTGCACAGGCTATAGAGCTCTCTGGTCCAAGATGA
- the LOC121769227 gene encoding 6-phosphogluconate dehydrogenase, decarboxylating 2-like isoform X1 produces the protein MAEQSPKLNRIGLAGLAVMGQNLALNIAEKGFPISVYNRTTSKVDETTERAKLEGNLPVFGFHDPESFVKSIQKPRVIIMLVKAGAPVDQTIKTLSTYMEKGDCIIDGGNEWYENTERREKAMAELGLLYLGMGVSGGEEGARNGPSMMPGGSIEAYKYIKDIVLKVAAQVPDSGPCVTYIGKGGSGNFVKMVHNGIEYGDMQLISEAYDVLKSVGKLSNEELKNVFTEWNKGELQSFLIEITADIFGIKDDKADGYLVDNVLDKTGMKGTGKWTVQQAAELSIAAPTIEASLDSRFMSGLKEERTEAAKVFNFGDIISPEKVDKEKLIHDVRQALYASKICSYAQGMNLIREKSIEMGWGLKLGELARIWKGGCIIRAIFLDRIKKAYDRNADLANLLVDPEFAKEIMERQSAWRRVVTLSINHGISTPGMSASLAYFDTYRRARLPANLVQAQRDYFGAHTYERTDIPGAFHTEWFKLAKKIDN, from the coding sequence ATGGCTGAGCAATCTCCAAAACTGAACAGAATAGGCCTTGCTGGCCTTGCTGTTATGGGACAAAACTTGGCCCTCAACATTGCTGAGAAAGGCTTTCCGATTTCTGTCTACAATCGAACTACATCTAAAGTAGACGAGACTACTGAGAGGGCCAAACTGGAAGGAAATCTCCCTGTGTTTGGCTTCCATGATCCTGAATCATTTGTCAAATCGATCCAAAAACCTCGTGTGATCATCATGCTTGTCAAGGCCGGGGCTCCAGTTGATCAAACCATCAAGACACTCTCCACCTATATGGAGAAAGGGGATTGCATCATTGATGGTGGAAACGAGTGGTATGAGAATACCGAGAGGAGGGAGAAAGCCATGGCCGAATTAGGCCTTCTCTACCTTGGCATGGGAGTTTCTGGTGGTGAAGAGGGTGCTCGGAACGGACCTTCAATGATGCCTGGAGGGTCGATTGAAGCCTACAAGTACATAAAGGACATCGTTCTCAAGGTAGCAGCCCAAGTTCCTGACAGTGGTCCTTGTGTGACCTACATCGGCAAAGGAGGATCGGGAAACTTTGTCAAGATGGTCCACAACGGAATTGAATATGGTGACATGCAGCTGATTTCTGAGGCTTACGACGTGCTGAAATCTGTTGGAAAGCTTTCAAACGAGGAGCTCAAAAACGTCTTCACAGAGTGGAACAAGGGTGAGCTTCAGAGCTTCTTGATTGAGATCACTGCCGACATCTTTGGCATCAAGGACGATAAGGCAGACGGTTACTTGGTCGACAACGTGTTGGACAAGACTGGAATGAAAGGCACTGGCAAATGGACTGTTCAGCAAGCTGCTGAACTGTCGATCGCTGCTCCTACGATTGAAGCCTCTCTAGATTCAAGATTCATGAGTGGTTTGAAGGAGGAGAGAACCGAAGCTGCCAAAGTCTTCAACTTCGGGGACATCATATCTCCTGAGAAGGTCGACAAGGAGAAGTTGATCCACGATGTTAGGCAAGCTCTATACGCATCCAAGATATGCAGCTACGCTCAGGGAATGAATCTCATTCGTGAAAAGAGCATCGAGATGGGATGGGGCTTGAAGCTGGGCGAGCTGGCCAGGATCTGGAAGGGTGGATGCATCATTCGCGCTATCTTCTTGGATCGCATCAAGAAGGCATATGACAGGAATGCAGATCTCGCCAACCTACTCGTGGACCCTGAGTTCGCCAAGGAGATCATGGAGAGGCAGTCGGCTTGGAGGAGAGTTGTGACCCTTTCAATCAACCACGGCATCAGCACCCCTGGTATGTCTGCTAGTCTTGCGTACTTCGACACTTACAGAAGGGCACGACTTCCGGCTAATCTGGTGCAGGCTCAACGTGACTACTTTGGCGCACATACGTACGAGAGGACGGATATCCCCGGAGCCTTCCATACCGAGTGGTTCAAGCTTGCTAAGAAGATCGATAACTGA
- the LOC121766514 gene encoding mediator of RNA polymerase II transcription subunit 18-like, with protein sequence MECVVQGIIETKHVEALEILLQGLCGVHRESLEVHELCLKSVPNLGLVSSEVRLLCDLAKPEPTWTVRHIGGAMRGAGAEQISVLVRTMAESNVSKNALRLFYALGYKLDHELLRVGFSFQFQRGTQITVAVSCVNKMPKLHASDDAVPVTPGIQLVEVTAPASSENYTEVVAAVSSFCEYLAPLLHLSKPGLSTGVVPTAAAAAASLMSDGGGTML encoded by the exons ATGGAATGCGTGGTGCAGGGAATTATAGAGACTAAG CATGTTGAAGCCCTGGAAATTCTTCTTCAAGGACTTTGTGGAGTTCACCGAGAGAGTTTAGAGGTTCATGAATTGTGCCTGAAAAGTGTACCGAACCTAG GATTGGTATCATCTGAAGTCCGACTTCTGTGTGACCTTGCGAAGCCTGAACCCACATG GACTGTCCGACACATTGGTGGTGCTATGAGGGGTGCTGGTGCTGAGCAAATTTCAGTGCTTGTAAGGACTATGGCAGAAAGTAATGTAAGCAAAAATGCTCTCCGCTTATTTTATGCTCTTGGATACAAATTAGACCATGAGCTGCTGAGAGTAGGATTTTCCTTCCAATTCCAAAGAGGTACTCAGATAACAGTGGCAGTGTCCTGCGTAAATAAGATGCCAAAACTTCATGCATCTGACGATGCTGTGCCGGTTACACCTGGTATCCAGCTGGTTGAAGTAACAGCCCCTGCATCATCAGAGAACTATACTGAGGTTGTTGCGGCTGTGTCGTCTTTCTGTGAATATCTAGCACC ACTGCTCCATCTATCAAAACCTGGCTTATCAACTGGAGTTGTTCCCACAGCTGCTGCAGCGGCTGCGTCTCTCATGTCAGATGGCGGAGGCACAATGCTGTAA
- the LOC121769227 gene encoding 6-phosphogluconate dehydrogenase, decarboxylating 2-like isoform X2: MAEQSPKLNRIGLAGLAVMGQNLALNIAEKGFPISVYNRTTSKVDETTERAKLEGNLPVFGFHDPESFVKSIQKPRVIIMLVKAGAPVDQTIKTLSTYMEKGDCIIDGGNEWYENTERREKAMAELGLLYLGMGVSGGEEGARNGPSMMPGGSIEAYKYIKDIVLKVAAQVPDSGPCVTYIGKGGSGNFVKMVHNGIEYGDMQLISEAYDVLKSVGKLSNEELKNVFTEWNKGELQSFLIEITADIFGIKDDKADGYLVDNVLDKTGMKGTGKWTVQQAAELSIAAPTIEASLDSRFMSGLKEERTEAAKVFNFGDIISPEKVDKEKLIHDVRQALYASKICSYAQGMNLIREKSIEMGWGLKLGELARIWKGGCIIRAIFLDRIKKAYDRNADLANLLVDPEFAKEIMERQSAWRRVVTLSINHGISTPGST; encoded by the exons ATGGCTGAGCAATCTCCAAAACTGAACAGAATAGGCCTTGCTGGCCTTGCTGTTATGGGACAAAACTTGGCCCTCAACATTGCTGAGAAAGGCTTTCCGATTTCTGTCTACAATCGAACTACATCTAAAGTAGACGAGACTACTGAGAGGGCCAAACTGGAAGGAAATCTCCCTGTGTTTGGCTTCCATGATCCTGAATCATTTGTCAAATCGATCCAAAAACCTCGTGTGATCATCATGCTTGTCAAGGCCGGGGCTCCAGTTGATCAAACCATCAAGACACTCTCCACCTATATGGAGAAAGGGGATTGCATCATTGATGGTGGAAACGAGTGGTATGAGAATACCGAGAGGAGGGAGAAAGCCATGGCCGAATTAGGCCTTCTCTACCTTGGCATGGGAGTTTCTGGTGGTGAAGAGGGTGCTCGGAACGGACCTTCAATGATGCCTGGAGGGTCGATTGAAGCCTACAAGTACATAAAGGACATCGTTCTCAAGGTAGCAGCCCAAGTTCCTGACAGTGGTCCTTGTGTGACCTACATCGGCAAAGGAGGATCGGGAAACTTTGTCAAGATGGTCCACAACGGAATTGAATATGGTGACATGCAGCTGATTTCTGAGGCTTACGACGTGCTGAAATCTGTTGGAAAGCTTTCAAACGAGGAGCTCAAAAACGTCTTCACAGAGTGGAACAAGGGTGAGCTTCAGAGCTTCTTGATTGAGATCACTGCCGACATCTTTGGCATCAAGGACGATAAGGCAGACGGTTACTTGGTCGACAACGTGTTGGACAAGACTGGAATGAAAGGCACTGGCAAATGGACTGTTCAGCAAGCTGCTGAACTGTCGATCGCTGCTCCTACGATTGAAGCCTCTCTAGATTCAAGATTCATGAGTGGTTTGAAGGAGGAGAGAACCGAAGCTGCCAAAGTCTTCAACTTCGGGGACATCATATCTCCTGAGAAGGTCGACAAGGAGAAGTTGATCCACGATGTTAGGCAAGCTCTATACGCATCCAAGATATGCAGCTACGCTCAGGGAATGAATCTCATTCGTGAAAAGAGCATCGAGATGGGATGGGGCTTGAAGCTGGGCGAGCTGGCCAGGATCTGGAAGGGTGGATGCATCATTCGCGCTATCTTCTTGGATCGCATCAAGAAGGCATATGACAGGAATGCAGATCTCGCCAACCTACTCGTGGACCCTGAGTTCGCCAAGGAGATCATGGAGAGGCAGTCGGCTTGGAGGAGAGTTGTGACCCTTTCAATCAACCACGGCATCAGCACCCCTG GCTCAACGTGA